One Hyphomonadaceae bacterium BL14 genomic window, AACCGCTTCATGCACGCCCCCGAGTTGGCACGCCTGGGCGCGCGCATTGATGTGCGCGGCAACGAGGCCATCGTGCGCGGCCCGGTCCGCCTGAAGGGCGCGCCGGTGATGGCGACCGATCTGCGCGCATCGGTCAGCCTTGTCATCGCCGGTCTCGCGGCGGAAGGTGAAACGAGTGTCAGCCGCATCTATCATCTCGACCGCGGGTTCGAGCGGCTTGAGGAAAAACTGTCAGCCTGCGGTGCCGATATCGAGCGCCGCCCCGAGGAGTCCGTCTGAATGACCGCCGACCGTCCCCTGCGCCTGATCGCCGAGAGCGAAGACGATCTCCCGGTCCTGTCGGCGGCGCTGCAGGACGCGGCCGGACAGCTGGGCGATTTCGTCTTCGAGCCCAGGGCGCGCCGCTTCACGATTGCCCTCAACCGCTTCCGCTGGGAGGCCGAGACGGGCCGCCGTGGCGAGCGTGTTCGCGCCGCCCTTCAGATCAGCTCGGTCCTGGAGGCCGGCTCCCAGCGCCTCAGGCAGGGCGCCTCCGACGCGGTGGTCAGCCTGCTGGCGATGACATTCGAGCCGGGCGAGGCGCCGGGCGGCGTGCTGCTGCTGACCTTTTCCGGGGGCGGGGCCCTGCGCCTGAGCGTGGAGTGCATTGACGTGACCCTGGCAGACATATCGGCACCCTGGGCGGCGGCGCGCCGCCCCGATCACCGTGAGGCCCGGACATGAGCGAGCACAGGCTGATTGCGGTGGAGCTGGACCAGGCCTCCATCGGGAAGGCCGAGGAGGCGGTCGAGCACGAGCGCCGCGTGGCAATCGCCGACCTTCTGGAGGCCAATGTGTTTGAGCCGGCCGGATCTGAACACGGCCCCTATGCGCTGCGCCTGGCCATCGAGGATCAGCGCCTGGTGTTTGATGTGAAGTCGCAAGATGGCGCGCCGGTGCGCGTCTTCGTGTTCTCGCTGGGGCCGTTGCGCCGCATCCTGAAAGACTATTTTCTGATGTGCGACAGCTATTACGCCGCCGTGCGCGATGCGCCGCTGGGCCAGATCGAGGCCATCGATATGGGCCGGCGCGGGGTGCACAATGAGGGCTCCACCCTGTTGCGCGAGCGGCTGGCCGGCAAGATCGACGTGGATTTCGACACGGCCCGGCGTCTGTTCACGCTGATCTGTGCGCTGCACCGGAGAAGCGCGTGACGGCGTCCGGGCATGCCCCGGCCGTGGTTTTCGTATGCGCACGCAATGCCGTGCGCTCGCCCATGGCCGAGACATTCTGGCGCCGGCGATTCGGGGCCGACGCGCCGGCGGGCTCGTGCGGTGTGGAACCGGCGCCGTGGCCGGACGGTTTCATGATCCATGTCATGGGCGAGCTGGAGCTGGACCTGACCGGGTTTGAATGCCGCGATATGGAGGCGACGGCCGACACGCCGGTGGAGCTGGTGGTGTGCCTGGCCCACGAGGCCGATCACGCCGCATCGGCCTTTGCTGAACGGCGTGGTGCAGCCTATGAGTTCTGGCCCATCGCCGATCCCGCGCGCGTGGAAGGCCAGCGTGAGCGCCGTCTGGACGCCTATCGCGCCGCGCGCGACGCGATAGCGGCACGGGTGGCGCAATGGGGTGCCAGGAATAGCTGAAGCGCTCAAGGCTCGACGTGGCCTGTCATAGGGGACTATATAGCGCGCCGGCGCGTGACGGGATTGTTCAGGTCCGGCGCAACGATCAAGAGGAGCCGCATGGCGAAGGAAGAATTGCTCGAGTTTCCCGGCGAGGTCGTCGAACTCCTGCCGAACGCGACCTTCAAGGTCCGTCTCGAAAACGAACACGAGATCATCGCCCATACCGCAGGCAAGATGCGCAAGAACCGCATCCGCGTGCTGGCGGGCGACAAGGTGCTCGTCGAGATGACGCCCTATGACCTGACCAAAGGGCGCATCACCTAT contains:
- the infA gene encoding translation initiation factor IF-1, which encodes MAKEELLEFPGEVVELLPNATFKVRLENEHEIIAHTAGKMRKNRIRVLAGDKVLVEMTPYDLTKGRITYRFK
- a CDS encoding UPF0262 family protein, which codes for MSEHRLIAVELDQASIGKAEEAVEHERRVAIADLLEANVFEPAGSEHGPYALRLAIEDQRLVFDVKSQDGAPVRVFVFSLGPLRRILKDYFLMCDSYYAAVRDAPLGQIEAIDMGRRGVHNEGSTLLRERLAGKIDVDFDTARRLFTLICALHRRSA
- a CDS encoding DUF2948 family protein, which codes for MTADRPLRLIAESEDDLPVLSAALQDAAGQLGDFVFEPRARRFTIALNRFRWEAETGRRGERVRAALQISSVLEAGSQRLRQGASDAVVSLLAMTFEPGEAPGGVLLLTFSGGGALRLSVECIDVTLADISAPWAAARRPDHREART